Proteins from a single region of Ziziphus jujuba cultivar Dongzao chromosome 1, ASM3175591v1:
- the LOC107405021 gene encoding uncharacterized protein LOC107405021, with protein MEGQLAREANKRIENVSKGVDGTKLEALAVEGLRVVHAQKGLLRCRFLISNAVSDQRGNWYVGAITTLMDDLAAFATYSSTGLVNATVSLNISYYSTAKIQEEVDIEAKVVAEMGKLTSVVVEVKRTDNGKLIALGRQWMTSIKNQSGQ; from the exons ATGGAAGGCCAGTTAGCAAGGGAAGCCAATAAAAGGATCGAAAATGTGTCGAAAGGCGTTGACGGTACGAAGCTGGAAGCCCTGGCAGTGGAAGGGCTTAGAGTAGTTCATGCTCAAAAGGGTTTGCTTCGCTGTAGATTTCTCATTTCAAATGCTGTATCT GATCAACGTGGAAATTGGTATGTTGGAGCAATAACAACCTTAATGGATGATCTTGCAGCCTTTGCCACATATAGCTCAACTGGCCTTGTCAATGCTACTGTTTCCTTGAACATTTCCTACTACTCCACGGCAAAGATTCAA GAAGAAGTAGATATAGAAGCTAAAGTTGTGGCAGAAATGGGAAAGCTTACATCTGTGGTTGTGGAGGTTAAAAGGACTGATAACGGAAAACTGATTGCTCTGGGTAGGCAGTGGATGACTTCAATCAAGAATCAATCGGGGCAGTGA